DNA from Drosophila busckii strain San Diego stock center, stock number 13000-0081.31 chromosome 2R, ASM1175060v1, whole genome shotgun sequence:
acacacacacaaacacccacacattaacacacacacatatatacacacttaACATTGGTTCGTGGATGTTGTggaaacaacagcaaagcatcGCCATTATGAACATGAATCTGCAGGATATCCAACAGGATATCCATAGATTAGCCACGCAGCAGAGCCAAATGCAGGCTCAGCATctgcaagcgcagcagctgatgcAGGCCCAGCAAATAGCCAACATGCTCAACCAGGTAAGCGATACATAACCCACGCTTTACTCCTCCTGCCCACCATCTActcaccaacagcaacaaatttacaacacgcaacaaatatatttgctatacactttgattcACAATTAAAACTTGTGCGGAAGTCTTTAATAGATAGAACAGCTATGAATTGATTAATTGTCAATAAGTCTAGAAGTTCAATTTTGATATAGAACAAtatgtttatttctttattcACAATTGCTCGTATGACTTCTGATGTGCCAAAgaaactattaaattaaaattcacaaataattacttaacatttatttgcctAGTATTATAATAATACTGGTCCTATTGTAATACGAAAAACAAGCCAcagataaatttaaattcaagcttAAAGTTAAGACAAAAACACGTCAATAAAAAGACTTGTAAACCTGTTATCAAACAAAAAGATCAAAACTAACGATCGATTTATATGAATATAGAGTATAGAATATATAACTGATACACTTAAATATCATATTATGATATATTTCGTAAATATTCCGAGCTTTCCGACTGTTAATTAAGACCAAATTGctactatttttaattgtttattcaacttgctatgcatatttctatcaaagtgtatatgaaAGTCGTTCATGTGCGACTTTAGCCACACGCTTTtttgattgttattgtttattgttttatgtgacattttttgttttgtatgcctttggctttgcctttgcctttaacttttgttgtgtCTTGCACTAACCGCATTTGCCTCGTTTTTGTGCCTGCTTCCcaacattggcagcagcagactTATGGCTCGCAGCAACATTTGGCCGACCATCATTATCAGCAGCGACCCATGCAGCAAAGCTTTGGCTCATCACCGCATCTTCCGCAGGCCTTCAATGCACCCGTCAGCGCCTACAGCTCACGCCCGCCCAGTCGCGATCcctaccagcagcagcagcagcagcaacaacagcagacgCCCATGCAGCTGCCGCCCATGCAATATGTGAACGAGCATGGCCAGTACATGTCGCCGCCCCAGCACTACATGCAACCCCAAAGCCTCTACAGCGACAACGGCACGCCCTACAACAACCACTCGCCCTACggagcgccgccgccgccgcagtaTGCGCAACGCTCCAGCGTCATCTACGACGACTACGGCCAGCCAGCGAACCACTTCTATCTGCACGAGACCTCACCCCAGCCGGCGCATCCGCAGCGACGCACCTGGGCGCACTCCGCTGCCGCCGCGGCCtacgagcaacagcagcagcagccgccgctgctcGATGTAAATGCTTGGCAAACACAGaagaaaatgcagcagcaacatcagcagcagcagccttggCAGCCTAATCGACCGCCTTCCAGTGTGGGCGCGCCGCAGGGATTTGTGCTGCATCAgaatggcggcggcgctggtggtggtggcggcggcggcggcggcgagcTGCAGCATCTGTTCCAGGTGCAGGCATCGCCGCAGCATAGTCAGCGCCTGCATGGCGGCGCCAATGGTGTTCAACGCCAGCAATCGCTCACGAATCTGCGCGACAATCGCTCGCCCAAGGGCAACATGGTGGGGGGTCCGCAGCATATGGCAATGGGTCAGCACGAGGACATGATGGCGCCACAGAGTATTTGCTTCATCGGCGATGAGGAGGATGTGGAGGAGCTGGAACGCAACATCATCGAGTCTATGCAGTCCACGCGCATCTCGGATTTTGtagtgcagcaacagcagcgactgcagcagcagcagcaacaacaacagcaccagcagcagcagcaacagcaccatagtgggcgtggcagcagctcgGAGGATTACGACAGTGGCGAGCTCATTTCCAACAAGCTAAACATCACCAGCGGCAACCTAACCTATCGCATACCCTCACCCTCGCGACCGGCCATACAGGCCAACAGTTTTCAGGATCcacgcggcggcggcagcgaggAGCCAGCCGAGAAGGGCTTCTACATATCGTTTGACAATGAGCAGCCCAAGCGACCGAAGCCGCCGCTGCGCGCCAAGCGCTCGCCCAAAAAGGAATCCAGCCGCGACAGTGTGGACAACCAAGTTGTCCTTAAACGTGAATCACTAAGTCAACTGCACAACAATTCTTTCTCAGCCAGCGAGGAGCCCAAACATGTTGCCAGCCGCGCCAGCATGAGCATGAACATGAATGCCAGCGCCACCTACAACAAGTACACGGATGAGCCGCCGGTACAGCTGCGCCAGCTGTCCCACACGAGCGCCGAGCCAGCATCCAATGGCCAGGAGCGGCGACACCTGGAGGACCTCACCAAccagcccaagcagcagccgctgtcGCCCACACGCCTCAGCCGCACCGAGCAGAGCAATCTCAGTGCAGCGGAGGCCAAGAACAAGGCGCTAGTCATTGGCGTGGATGCCACCAACCTGGATCCGGTGAGCAGCATGCAACCCTATATAGTTTGAAATATAGATTTATAACGGGAGTCCACTTTTCAAATCATATAAACACATCAAGTGCtgtcaacattttattgctctTTTTGAAaaccttaaaaaaaaatgcaattttatagtACAAACTTCTGAgctttacatttaatatttttataaacattttgcacTCAATATGcataatgcaaattatgcaataatttatggcaataattttgttttgagaCGCGTAAGTTTGGTTTGAAAttggcttaatttatatttatgcttgtgCTTTGCAGGAGAGTGTGGACGAAATGGAGCGGCGCAAGGAGAAGATTATGCTGCTATCGctgcagcgacgccagcagcaggaGGAGGCCAAGGTGCGAAAGGAGATTGAGGCAGCGCAAAAACGTGAAAAGGAGCGTGAGAAGGAGGAGGAGCGTGCACGCAAAAAGGAGGAACAGATGGCGCGACGTGCGGCCATACTGGAGCAGCATAAGCTCAAGAAAGCCATCGAAGAGGCTGAGCGAGAGGTGCGCactcaatatttatatttatatgtatttatatttaaatatttttgttatttgtttgtagGGCAAGACGCTGGATCGCAGCGAGCTGCATGGCAAACTGACGCCACAGTCATCATCGGCGTCCGTGTCGCGACGACCAACGCGTGTGATGCGTCCGCGTCCCAAAACGATTCACGTGGATGATGCCAGCGTGGACATCAGTGAGGCCTCAAGCCTCTCCAGCCGTGGCAAGAAGGGCTCGAATTCAAACCTAACCGGTGAGCCAAGGATCTAAACCAaacaacagcacacacacgcagcttaGTTAGAAAGTTGAAGCTATAATTGCAATAGATATTAGATTAGCAGAGCTGTCTGTCCGACTGTATAGTCAATATAACTACGCTTCATGCATTGTAAATTAGACCTGAGAACTCGATTCACaaactatatacaaaattagttttatataattgtaaGCACATGTTCATTATTCTATACTTGACAGAATTATCTGTGGCAACTTCATCTAAACAGATTTGTATGTGCTGTAAATAGTTTCGGCTTGTCGAAAGCACAATAGCTCTATTAGCTGCCTAAGAACCTACGCGATTTCGTTaacgtttgtttttgtgtttaatttgatttttgttaattttaatttcttattgcTTTGGTTGCCCGCCCcctaccaacaacaacaacaacaacgtgtACACAGGCTACGGTCAACTAAGCTCAAACACAATGAAAAGAGATTATTATAGGGGCTCGCAAGACTCCCTGACTGTGAAAggtaaatgtttgttttttatgtgtttacCCGCCCCcgtgttttatattttatttttattatttattaacacacAACGTTAGTTTTAAGCTAAAGCATGCAAGATATATTAGTTTGGTTTATGGGGggcattttgattttgtgatctggtttggtttggtttgcatttgcagctaacGTAACATAGTTTAAAACTCATACTTAAATGCTAAGTCGTAACCACTAATCTTGTTCAACAGAGTCCCCCGATGATTATCCAAGCACTAGTTCAACTCCGATTGGACGGCGCGGATCCTACAAAACATCCAGAGGTTGGTGCTGGGTAACAGCTTAACAGCATTTcactagctctagctctagctctctACCTTCTACTTAACTATGTATTTATTGGTTTTTCTACTCTTGCTTTGGTTTGAATAGTGGCAGCTTTCAAACCCCTCAacaacactaaaaaaaaaaggttattTTTGAgttcaagtttttatttatggttGAAGGCGTGTTTTATGCTAGATCACACTCACTCTATGTACGCTCAACATATCCTAAACcataacaaagcaaaaaatataaaaaagaataatagTTATAAGAAAACTAACTGCTAGCGCACATAAGAACACGCACCAGGGCAATTCAACAACagttacaaaaacaaaaggaattggcaattataaatatgcgaTTGGGTTTAACATTTTGTGATGGGCTTAGActagtttatataatttctttaaatcATAAAACTGCTCAATTTGATCCTTATACGTATTTGTGTGCACTCGACTCTTGCGTCACTCCGTGTTGCCAATTTTTACAGAGCCAGCCGTTGAAAGGGGCCGCACCCTGTCGCGTATATCGGTTGCTAAGGGGAGCACGCTTAATTTCCGTGGCCGAAAGTCTAATTCGCTAATGAATTTGTGCGGTAAGAAGCGTTCCACagctatacaaaaaaatatttaaaaaatccattattatattaaagctGCTTGCCTTTAAGTTTCTTTCAATCTCCAAACTGTTTAACTATGTAAATTTCCTACTgctatttaatgtttattttactttcattGTCGCTCTTTATTGGTTATGGGTTGTAACGCTCAGTTTACtttctatattattattattggtgACAATCAGATTCAATACTTTTTATTagtttgtaatattttgtaCCTTTATGTCTCATTTGTTTTCATCTTTGATTAATCTATGATCATATttctgctttaaataaataagcttgcaatttataattaatttcaatttttttgaattatgtATAATGTAATGTTGAATTATagcttgcagtttattttaatttgataaaattatagttttatattatagCGTAAAGTCTCCTCTTCTCAATTCTTTGTACTTTATTTTGTTACTCCTTTGCTATGTTCATAAGAAAGCGGTGTTGGTTCTTAAATTTTCTTTGGAACAGCttgtaaaatacaaaagaattTTTCAACTGTCGCAACTGGTTCTGGTTTGACTTGTACTGTCCGCTTATTGGGGGAACGGAATTGCcctttgatttataaaaaaaaaacaatgacaCAATTACACGCACACCACTACgccttcacacacacacacgcactcacacattCGCACTACCACTCTCATATGTATTTAGCTTTTAAGTATGTTACTGTCAACAACGAAATTTGCTAAATTCTGTGCACACATTCTCttcttttatttctatttctttcaaattcaaaactgTGTACAAAACCCTCTCAAAAATAATGTGATATGCAAAtaaccaaacaaacaaatgtgataactaaaaatctattaacaaacaaatacgcGCAATGATTTAACATTTATCGCTTTCATCGCTCGATATCTCATCAAACTGTGGCAACGAACTAACAAACATCAACCGAATCAACTTACTCTGCATGGAATATGGCCACATGTCAACTGCCTGCTCCTCCTCTCTATCTTTatgtggctttggctgtggctgtggctctggctctggctgtggtTTGTGGCAATGCGCGCTGATTGATATGATTGCATGTTTGACTGATGAATTGATGAACGTTCGATTTCGCTTGATGGTTAGACACAGATTCGGGACTGGGAAGGGCCACTCCGCCGCGTCGGGCGCCGTCACCAGGAATGGGTGCATCAGGTAGGCATATGCCATCCCCCTCTGGACCAGGCTCTTTGCCGCCAGGTTTGATATCGAAGCGTCGCGGATTTGATGATGGATCAAGCCTTAACTCATTAACTGCAAACGCATTTAACATGGACTATTCGGGTTTGTACTTAGTCTCAAAGAATTCTCCTCAGTTAatctcacacacagacacacacacaaacacaccatacccacatatatatatatatctcacATATCGTacatatagatacatatattgGTTTCTTCATGCATCATTTGGAACGTTTTATCCACTTTCAGTTCATTGCTCACTTCAGTTCGACTTCAGTTTAATTTCAATCATTTAACGATTGTCAAACAAATATTCCACATTTTTACTCTGTTCGTTTATTCGAtttatactacatatatatataatttgtacatCAAAGAACTATGTAATCAACATAGGGGCCTGCGTCAATTTTGTGTGTGAAATTGCAATCCGTTCGTTATTCCGTTGCGTCGTCAAATCCTCGACTTCGATAGTCAAACCGAGAGTTGTgtcaaatagttttttataatgccaaattataaacacaataaaaagCTTTCTAACAATTACCAATTGGCTCGATTAACCGCTTCTcacaaaatgcaataagcaacaacaaaacttttacaaaattgcaagcaatactcaatttattttaaatatgttcgttaaaatgttttgtgttatttttttgtttgctttgtttaacaGTAATTGTAATTTGATTGTCTTAgcagtaaatttatatttaatttatgattgaTTGCAGAATGATTTATCTATTATtgagtaaattattaaacattgcATCAAGCTGCAGTCTGCGcttgatttataatttgtaactTAATCGTAGTCACTTGCCTTGCAGTTGCACGTAGTCTGAGTTTTGCGTATAGACGACAAAATACAAACCTAATTTAAGATGTTTGCCATTAACACTGAGTAGAAATCCATGATAAATCCATGAGCGCATTGCTGGAGCATGACTAATGTGACTGCTGTGTTGATTGACAGGTCCGAAGCTGTATAAGCAGCCGGCGGCGAAATCTAATCGCGGCATTATATTGAACGCCGTGGAGTATTGCGTCTTTCCGGGCGCGGTCAACCGtgaagccaaacaaaaagtgCTCGAGAAGATTGCGCGCTCAGAGGCGAAGCACTTTCTTGTGCTCTTCCGTGATGCGGGCTGCCAATTCCGTGCCCTCTATAGCTACGTGCCGGAGACGAATCTGGTGACCAAGCTGTATGGCACAGGGCCAGCGCAAGTCGATGATGTTATGTTCGATAAGTTCTTCAAGTAAGTGTCACATggtttttttattgattgccTATTAATGCTTTCGCTTTTGCATCTTGCAGATACAACTCAGGTGGCAAATGCTTCTCGCAGATACACACAAAGCATCTGACCGTCACAATTGACGCCTTCACCATACACAACTCGCTCTGGCAAGGCAAACGAACACAGCTGCCCAGCAAAAAGGATATGGCGCTTGTGATCTAAAAGATCAAGTAGTTCAAGGATATAGcgagagcgggagagcgagGCGGGGCAAACGAAGCGCTTGGCGCTGGCGTGCATTTGCGCtcataaactaaactaacttCAACTGCAGCATTGAGACACTTTcgataacaattaaattcatttgtttcAATGTCACTCGAGTGATTGCAGTATGTGAATGCTGAAATTCTGGGTGGGCGGGCAAGCTCTGGTACAGGGTACAGGGTATGGCAAATATGGCATATTATggcttaattatataataactaattgcacagcagcagcagcagcagattgatAAACATTGTTGTAAATGCtagtgaaatatttattttgaatatttagcaTACATACGAACATAAGCATATAAACAGAATAATCAACTTTTATTCTTTATGTGAAAAGTAAAtgtaacaaaatcaaaa
Protein-coding regions in this window:
- the LOC108596518 gene encoding patronin isoform X27, whose protein sequence is MDAETQEIRQARQRASVKWLLSKAFNNRVPDNLKEPFYRDHENQERLKPQIVVELGNATLYCQTLTNLYSDPNYQSLNHWSILQTLARKGTPVAEPSDMPITETVLIQTNPLRINAHMSVIESLMVLYAKEISSGDRVMAAIRRISGSNYQLAQAQSYEQGLLAWISHACAALKKRIVKELESTVPDEIGTRLQTPDIPPVRDFQDLCDGICLALLISYYCPKVLPWTSVRINYLPAVEDSIHNILLVSSFSQKHLPYGVFHMTPEDVTYMRGSMKLNLVLLLTDLFNLFEIHPAKCVCYPGMDGQDVIARRSLGANEHGICHRRGLTTQPVTPIPDLRSDLDQPPVGSPSNRPPFQGRRSRRNSSSEDSQLTIENFGGSQDQLNTLGRFERERDRERERKLSNTSVVEPAVAIRSSIADARGTLQLGYDTDSGSEKQDRETEKYLMRRQASVDNVPSVSGHNLSNAGSPLPMARNKQHSNDKDYSAEHYNDARSSVYDVETTPVRKSSTSSMPASPAAWQLEVCDDDMRSLENASKLSTIRMKLEEKRRRIEQDKRKIEMALMRHQEKEDLESCPDVMKWETMSNESKRTPEMDAVDLDKYQQSIAIMNMNLQDIQQDIHRLATQQSQMQAQHLQAQQLMQAQQIANMLNQQQTYGSQQHLADHHYQQRPMQQSFGSSPHLPQAFNAPVSAYSSRPPSRDPYQQQQQQQQQQTPMQLPPMQYVNEHGQYMSPPQHYMQPQSLYSDNGTPYNNHSPYGAPPPPQYAQRSSVIYDDYGQPANHFYLHETSPQPAHPQRRTWAHSAAAAAYEQQQQQPPLLDVNAWQTQKKMQQQHQQQQPWQPNRPPSSVGAPQGFVLHQNGGGAGGGGGGGGGELQHLFQVQASPQHSQRLHGGANGVQRQQSLTNLRDNRSPKGNMVGGPQHMAMGQHEDMMAPQSICFIGDEEDVEELERNIIESMQSTRISDFVVQQQQRLQQQQQQQQHQQQQQQHHSGRGSSSEDYDSGELISNKLNITSGNLTYRIPSPSRPAIQANSFQDPRGGGSEEPAEKGFYISFDNEQPKRPKPPLRAKRSPKKESSRDSVDNQVVLKRESLSQLHNNSFSASEEPKHVASRASMSMNMNASATYNKYTDEPPVQLRQLSHTSAEPASNGQERRHLEDLTNQPKQQPLSPTRLSRTEQSNLSAAEAKNKALVIGVDATNLDPESVDEMERRKEKIMLLSLQRRQQQEEAKVRKEIEAAQKREKEREKEEERARKKEEQMARRAAILEQHKLKKAIEEAEREGKTLDRSELHGKLTPQSSSASVSRRPTRVMRPRPKTIHVDDASVDISEASSLSSRGKKGSNSNLTGYGQLSSNTMKRDYYRGSQDSLTVKESPDDYPSTSSTPIGRRGSYKTSREPAVERGRTLSRISVAKGSTLNFRGRKSNSLMNLCDTDSGLGRATPPRRAPSPGMGASGRHMPSPSGPGSLPPGLISKRRGFDDGSSLNSLTANAFNMDYSGPKLYKQPAAKSNRGIILNAVEYCVFPGAVNREAKQKVLEKIARSEAKHFLVLFRDAGCQFRALYSYVPETNLVTKLYGTGPAQVDDVMFDKFFKYNSGGKCFSQIHTKHLTVTIDAFTIHNSLWQGKRTQLPSKKDMALVI
- the LOC108596518 gene encoding patronin isoform X32 — translated: MDAETQEIRQARQRASVKWLLSKAFNNRVPDNLKEPFYRDHENQERLKPQIVVELGNATLYCQTLTNLYSDPNYQSLNHWSILQTLARKGTPVAEPSDMPITETVLIQTNPLRINAHMSVIESLMVLYAKEISSGDRVMAAIRRISGSNYQLAQAQSYEQGLLAWISHACAALKKRIVKELESTVPDEIGTRLQTPDIPPVRDFQDLCDGICLALLISYYCPKVLPWTSVRINYLPAVEDSIHNILLVSSFSQKHLPYGVFHMTPEDVTYMRGSMKLNLVLLLTDLFNLFEIHPAKCVCYPGMDGQGRRSRRNSSSEDSQLTIENFGGSQDQLNTLGRFERERDRERERKLSNTSVVEPAVAIRSSIADARGTLQLGYDTDSGSEKQDRETEKYLMRRQASVDNVPSVSGHNLSNAGSPLPMARNKQHSNDKDYSAEHYNDARSSVYDVETTPVRKSSTSSMPASPAAWQLEVCDDDMRSLENASKLSTIRMKLEEKRRRIEQDKRKIEMALMRHQEKEDLESCPDVMKWETMSNESKRTPEMDAVDLDKYQQSIAIMNMNLQDIQQDIHRLATQQSQMQAQHLQAQQLMQAQQIANMLNQQQTYGSQQHLADHHYQQRPMQQSFGSSPHLPQAFNAPVSAYSSRPPSRDPYQQQQQQQQQQTPMQLPPMQYVNEHGQYMSPPQHYMQPQSLYSDNGTPYNNHSPYGAPPPPQYAQRSSVIYDDYGQPANHFYLHETSPQPAHPQRRTWAHSAAAAAYEQQQQQPPLLDVNAWQTQKKMQQQHQQQQPWQPNRPPSSVGAPQGFVLHQNGGGAGGGGGGGGGELQHLFQVQASPQHSQRLHGGANGVQRQQSLTNLRDNRSPKGNMVGGPQHMAMGQHEDMMAPQSICFIGDEEDVEELERNIIESMQSTRISDFVVQQQQRLQQQQQQQQHQQQQQQHHSGRGSSSEDYDSGELISNKLNITSGNLTYRIPSPSRPAIQANSFQDPRGGGSEEPAEKGFYISFDNEQPKRPKPPLRAKRSPKKESSRDSVDNQVVLKRESLSQLHNNSFSASEEPKHVASRASMSMNMNASATYNKYTDEPPVQLRQLSHTSAEPASNGQERRHLEDLTNQPKQQPLSPTRLSRTEQSNLSAAEAKNKALVIGVDATNLDPESVDEMERRKEKIMLLSLQRRQQQEEAKVRKEIEAAQKREKEREKEEERARKKEEQMARRAAILEQHKLKKAIEEAEREGKTLDRSELHGKLTPQSSSASVSRRPTRVMRPRPKTIHVDDASVDISEASSLSSRGKKGSNSNLTGYGQLSSNTMKRDYYRGSQDSLTVKESPDDYPSTSSTPIGRRGSYKTSREPAVERGRTLSRISVAKGSTLNFRGRKSNSLMNLCDTDSGLGRATPPRRAPSPGMGASGRHMPSPSGPGSLPPGLISKRRGFDDGSSLNSLTANAFNMDYSGPKLYKQPAAKSNRGIILNAVEYCVFPGAVNREAKQKVLEKIARSEAKHFLVLFRDAGCQFRALYSYVPETNLVTKLYGTGPAQVDDVMFDKFFKYNSGGKCFSQIHTKHLTVTIDAFTIHNSLWQGKRTQLPSKKDMALVI
- the LOC108596518 gene encoding patronin isoform X6 is translated as MDAETQEIRQARQRASVKWLLSKAFNNRVPDNLKEPFYRDHENQERLKPQIVVELGNATLYCQTLTNLYSDPNYQSLNHWSILQTLARKGTPVAEPSDMPITETVLIQTNPLRINAHMSVIESLMVLYAKEISSGDRVMAAIRRISGSNYQLAQAQSYEQGLLAWISHACAALKKRIVKELESTVPDEIGTRLQTPDIPPVRDFQDLCDGICLALLISYYCPKVLPWTSVRINYLPAVEDSIHNILLVSSFSQKHLPYGVFHMTPEDVTYMRGSMKLNLVLLLTDLFNLFEIHPAKCVCYPGMDGQDVIARRSLGANEHGICHRRGLTTQPVTPIPDLRSDLDQPPVGSPSNRPPFQVPHTVALSGGGFNRRSTPPNDYQAMQSNNFDGNQAEAFVVHKSRGITTLSSMHSQQQQQQQHYSQHQQQQQQQQQQSQQEPLVPARLRQAKEKNNVESKADERGDYIAAGRPSNWEQSRRPSFAGRRSRRNSSSEDSQLTIENFGGSQDQLNTLGRFERERDRERERKLSNTSVVEPAVAIRSSIADARGTLQLGYDTDSGSEKQDRETEKYLMRRQASVDNVPSVSGHNLSNAGSPLPMARNKQHSNDKDYSAEHYNDARSSVYDVETTPVRKSSTSSMPASPAAWQLEVCDDDMRSLENASKLSTIRMKLEEKRRRIEQDKRKIEMALMRHQEKEDLESCPDVMKWETMSNESKRTPEMDAVDLDKYQQSIAIMNMNLQDIQQDIHRLATQQSQMQAQHLQAQQLMQAQQIANMLNQQQTYGSQQHLADHHYQQRPMQQSFGSSPHLPQAFNAPVSAYSSRPPSRDPYQQQQQQQQQQTPMQLPPMQYVNEHGQYMSPPQHYMQPQSLYSDNGTPYNNHSPYGAPPPPQYAQRSSVIYDDYGQPANHFYLHETSPQPAHPQRRTWAHSAAAAAYEQQQQQPPLLDVNAWQTQKKMQQQHQQQQPWQPNRPPSSVGAPQGFVLHQNGGGAGGGGGGGGGELQHLFQVQASPQHSQRLHGGANGVQRQQSLTNLRDNRSPKGNMVGGPQHMAMGQHEDMMAPQSICFIGDEEDVEELERNIIESMQSTRISDFVVQQQQRLQQQQQQQQHQQQQQQHHSGRGSSSEDYDSGELISNKLNITSGNLTYRIPSPSRPAIQANSFQDPRGGGSEEPAEKGFYISFDNEQPKRPKPPLRAKRSPKKESSRDSVDNQVVLKRESLSQLHNNSFSASEEPKHVASRASMSMNMNASATYNKYTDEPPVQLRQLSHTSAEPASNGQERRHLEDLTNQPKQQPLSPTRLSRTEQSNLSAAEAKNKALVIGVDATNLDPESVDEMERRKEKIMLLSLQRRQQQEEAKVRKEIEAAQKREKEREKEEERARKKEEQMARRAAILEQHKLKKAIEEAEREGKTLDRSELHGKLTPQSSSASVSRRPTRVMRPRPKTIHVDDASVDISEASSLSSRGKKGSNSNLTGYGQLSSNTMKRDYYRGSQDSLTVKEPAVERGRTLSRISVAKGSTLNFRGRKSNSLMNLCDTDSGLGRATPPRRAPSPGMGASGRHMPSPSGPGSLPPGLISKRRGFDDGSSLNSLTANAFNMDYSGPKLYKQPAAKSNRGIILNAVEYCVFPGAVNREAKQKVLEKIARSEAKHFLVLFRDAGCQFRALYSYVPETNLVTKLYGTGPAQVDDVMFDKFFKYNSGGKCFSQIHTKHLTVTIDAFTIHNSLWQGKRTQLPSKKDMALVI
- the LOC108596518 gene encoding patronin isoform X31, yielding MDAETQEIRQARQRASVKWLLSKAFNNRVPDNLKEPFYRDHENQERLKPQIVVELGNATLYCQTLTNLYSDPNYQSLNHWSILQTLARKGTPVAEPSDMPITETVLIQTNPLRINAHMSVIESLMVLYAKEISSGDRVMAAIRRISGSNYQLAQAQSYEQGLLAWISHACAALKKRIVKELESTVPDEIGTRLQTPDIPPVRDFQDLCDGICLALLISYYCPKVLPWTSVRINYLPAVEDSIHNILLVSSFSQKHLPYGVFHMTPEDVTYMRGSMKLNLVLLLTDLFNLFEIHPAKCVCYPGMDGQDVIARRSLGANEHGICHRRGLTTQPVTPIPDLRSDLDQPPVGSPSNRPPFQVPHTVALSGGGFNRRSTPPNDYQAMQSNNFDGNQAEAFVVHKSRGITTLSSMHSQQQQQQQHYSQHQQQQQQQQQQSQQEPLVPARLRQAKEKNNVESKADERGDYIAAGRPSNWEQSRRPSFAGRRSRRNSSSEDSQLTIENFGGSQDQLNTLGRFERERDRERERKLSNTSVVEPAVAIRSSIADARGTLQLGYDTDSGSEKQDRETEKYLMRRQASVDNVPSVSGHNLSNAGSPLPMARNKQHSNDKDYSAEHYNDARSSVYDVETTPVRKSSTSSMPASPAAWQLEVCDDDMRSLENASKLSTIRMKLEEKRRRIEQDKRKIEMALMRHQEKEDLESCPDVMKWETMSNESKRTPEMDAVDLDKYQQSIAIMNMNLQDIQQDIHRLATQQSQMQAQHLQAQQLMQAQQIANMLNQQQTYGSQQHLADHHYQQRPMQQSFGSSPHLPQAFNAPVSAYSSRPPSRDPYQQQQQQQQQQTPMQLPPMQYVNEHGQYMSPPQHYMQPQSLYSDNGTPYNNHSPYGAPPPPQYAQRSSVIYDDYGQPANHFYLHETSPQPAHPQRRTWAHSAAAAAYEQQQQQPPLLDVNAWQTQKKMQQQHQQQQPWQPNRPPSSVGAPQGFVLHQNGGGAGGGGGGGGGELQHLFQVQASPQHSQRLHGGANGVQRQQSLTNLRDNRSPKGNMVGGPQHMAMGQHEDMMAPQSICFIGDEEDVEELERNIIESMQSTRISDFVVQQQQRLQQQQQQQQHQQQQQQHHSGRGSSSEDYDSGELISNKLNITSGNLTYRIPSPSRPAIQANSFQDPRGGGSEEPAEKGFYISFDNEQPKRPKPPLRAKRSPKKESSRDSVDNQVVLKRESLSQLHNNSFSASEEPKHVASRASMSMNMNASATYNKYTDEPPVQLRQLSHTSAEPASNGQERRHLEDLTNQPKQQPLSPTRLSRTEQSNLSAAEAKNKALVIGVDATNLDPESVDEMERRKEKIMLLSLQRRQQQEEAKVRKEIEAAQKREKEREKEEERARKKEEQMARRAAILEQHKLKKAIEEAEREGKTLDRSELHGKLTPQSSSASVSRRPTRVMRPRPKTIHVDDASVDISEASSLSSRGKKGSNSNLTGPKLYKQPAAKSNRGIILNAVEYCVFPGAVNREAKQKVLEKIARSEAKHFLVLFRDAGCQFRALYSYVPETNLVTKLYGTGPAQVDDVMFDKFFKYNSGGKCFSQIHTKHLTVTIDAFTIHNSLWQGKRTQLPSKKDMALVI